A genome region from Yoonia vestfoldensis includes the following:
- a CDS encoding Hsp33 family molecular chaperone HslO, producing MSLSAKIAWDDTVLPFQLDASDIRGRVARLDGVLEQVLKQHDYPPVIEALVAEMALLTALIGQTMKLRWKLSLQVRGSGAARLIATDYYGPTDDGQPARIRAYASYDADRLDHDAEPFSHVGNGYFAILIDQGEGTAPYQGITPLAGGSLSACAQTYFAQSEQIPTRFALTYGRSQTPGEAAHWRAGGVMLQHMPKASPFATGEGGSGEQGLLAAVDLLSDDEGENWTRANVLLDTVDDLELIGPSVTPTELLVRLFHEEGPRVYDAQPITFGCTCSEDRVRQSLSIYSAKDIATMTTDEGTVTADCQFCGAHYVFAPETLGFEAKDASA from the coding sequence ATGAGCCTCAGCGCCAAAATCGCTTGGGACGATACCGTCCTGCCGTTCCAACTTGATGCATCCGACATTCGCGGTCGGGTCGCGCGCCTTGATGGCGTGCTGGAACAGGTGTTGAAGCAACATGATTATCCCCCCGTGATCGAGGCTTTGGTCGCCGAAATGGCGCTGTTGACCGCGTTGATCGGGCAGACGATGAAATTGCGCTGGAAATTGTCCTTGCAGGTGCGCGGGTCGGGGGCGGCGCGGTTGATCGCCACCGATTATTATGGCCCGACCGATGACGGCCAGCCCGCGCGAATCCGCGCCTATGCGTCCTATGATGCCGACAGGCTGGACCATGACGCCGAGCCGTTCAGCCATGTTGGCAACGGCTATTTCGCGATCCTGATCGATCAGGGCGAAGGCACGGCCCCTTATCAGGGGATCACGCCCTTGGCGGGCGGGTCGCTGTCGGCCTGCGCGCAGACCTATTTCGCGCAATCCGAACAGATCCCGACCCGTTTCGCGCTGACCTATGGCCGCAGCCAGACCCCCGGCGAGGCCGCGCATTGGCGTGCGGGTGGTGTGATGTTGCAGCATATGCCCAAAGCCTCGCCTTTCGCCACGGGCGAGGGCGGGTCGGGCGAGCAGGGTTTGCTGGCAGCGGTTGATCTTTTGTCCGACGACGAAGGCGAAAACTGGACCCGCGCCAATGTGTTGCTGGATACGGTCGATGATCTGGAACTGATCGGGCCCAGCGTCACCCCGACCGAATTGCTGGTCCGTCTGTTCCACGAGGAAGGGCCGCGGGTCTATGACGCCCAGCCCATCACCTTTGGCTGCACCTGTTCCGAGGACCGCGTCCGGCAAAGCCTGTCGATCTATTCGGCCAAGGATATCGCCACGATGACCACAGACGAAGGCACCGTCACCGCCGATTGCCAGTTCTGCGGGGCGCATTATGTCTTTGCGCCGGAAACCCTTGGGTTTGAAGCCAAGGATGCCAGTGCCTGA
- a CDS encoding argininosuccinate synthase has translation MTAPKKVVLAYSGGLDTSIILKWLQTEYGCEVVTFTADLGQGEELEPARAKAEMMGAKSIYIEDLREEFVRDFVFPMFRANALYEGLYLLGTSIARPLISKRLVEIAAAEGADAVAHGATGKGNDQVRFELAAYALNPDIKVIAPWREWDLTSRTKLLEFAEKNQIPVAKDKRGEAPFSVDANLLHTSSEGKVLEDPGQEAPDYVYQRTVAPEDAPDTPEMVEITFERGDAVAINGEAMSPATILTKLNELGGKHGVGRLDLVENRFVGMKSRGIYETPGGTILLEAHRGIEQITLDSGAGHLKDSIMPRYAELIYNGFWFSPEREMLQALIDKSQEHVSGTVRVKLYKGSASTVARWSDRSLYSEAHVTFEDDAGAYDQKDAQGFIQLNALRLKLLASRARRLK, from the coding sequence ATGACCGCCCCTAAAAAAGTTGTTCTGGCCTATTCCGGTGGCCTTGATACCTCCATCATCCTCAAATGGCTGCAGACCGAATATGGCTGCGAGGTCGTGACCTTCACCGCCGATCTGGGTCAGGGCGAGGAACTGGAACCCGCCCGCGCCAAGGCCGAAATGATGGGTGCGAAATCCATCTATATCGAGGATCTGCGCGAAGAATTCGTCCGCGATTTCGTCTTCCCGATGTTCCGCGCCAATGCGCTGTATGAAGGGCTTTATCTGCTGGGCACATCCATTGCGCGGCCGCTGATCTCCAAGCGCCTGGTCGAAATCGCCGCTGCCGAAGGGGCCGATGCGGTCGCCCATGGTGCCACTGGCAAAGGCAATGATCAGGTGCGGTTCGAACTGGCCGCCTATGCGCTGAACCCCGATATCAAGGTGATCGCGCCTTGGCGCGAATGGGATCTGACCAGCCGCACCAAGCTTCTGGAATTTGCCGAGAAAAACCAGATCCCTGTCGCCAAGGACAAGCGCGGCGAAGCGCCGTTCAGCGTGGATGCGAACCTGCTGCACACCTCCTCCGAAGGCAAAGTGCTGGAAGACCCCGGTCAGGAAGCGCCCGATTACGTCTATCAGCGCACCGTCGCCCCCGAAGATGCGCCCGATACGCCCGAAATGGTGGAAATCACCTTTGAACGTGGCGATGCCGTGGCGATCAATGGTGAGGCCATGTCGCCCGCCACGATCCTGACGAAGCTCAATGAACTCGGGGGCAAGCATGGTGTGGGGCGGCTTGATCTGGTGGAAAACCGCTTTGTCGGGATGAAATCGCGCGGCATCTATGAAACGCCGGGTGGGACGATTTTGCTGGAGGCGCATCGCGGGATCGAGCAGATCACGCTGGATTCAGGTGCTGGCCATCTGAAAGACAGCATCATGCCGCGCTATGCCGAACTGATCTATAACGGTTTCTGGTTCAGCCCCGAACGCGAGATGCTGCAGGCCCTGATCGACAAGAGCCAGGAACATGTGTCCGGCACCGTGCGGGTGAAGCTTTACAAAGGGTCCGCCAGCACCGTGGCGCGCTGGTCCGACCGGTCGCTTTATTCCGAAGCGCATGTCACCTTCGAGGATGACGCCGGTGCCTATGACCAGAAAGATGCGCAGGGGTTCATCCAGTTGAACGCGTTGCGGCTGAAGCTGCTGGCATCGCGCGCACGCCGCCTGAAATGA
- a CDS encoding SCP2 sterol-binding domain-containing protein: MTLAEITALLQRGVDHAPLQGSLKFDCGVDGVVVLENNTTSTIDRPADCTIRITLDNLAKLVKGKLNPMTGVVTGKLKVSGDARIALKLGELLKA; encoded by the coding sequence ATGACGCTGGCCGAGATCACGGCCCTGCTGCAACGGGGCGTCGATCACGCGCCGTTGCAGGGGTCGCTGAAATTCGATTGCGGGGTTGACGGGGTCGTCGTGCTGGAAAACAACACAACGTCCACCATCGACCGCCCCGCCGATTGCACGATCCGCATCACGCTGGACAATCTGGCCAAGCTGGTCAAAGGCAAGCTGAACCCGATGACCGGCGTGGTGACGGGCAAGCTGAAAGTGTCCGGCGATGCCCGGATCGCGCTGAAACTGGGCGAATTGTTGAAGGCTTAA
- a CDS encoding HAD family hydrolase: MWSGPRNLSTAMMYAFGNRADCAIWDEPFYAPYLAATGADHPLRAEIIAAHETDPAAVARRCLDTITGQKPHFYMKHMPHHMIAGFPLDWAADCVNVHLIRHPARVIASYGAKMDHISLEAIGYPQQAALFDKLGGVVIDSADIRADPATMLRKLCAAIGLDFDPAMLHWPAGPRAEDGIWASHWYNAVHQSTGFAGAEGDLPELAGEAAQLCRDAMPFYDKLAAVRL; encoded by the coding sequence ATGTGGTCTGGCCCGCGGAACCTGTCCACCGCGATGATGTATGCCTTTGGCAACCGCGCCGATTGCGCGATCTGGGACGAACCCTTCTATGCGCCCTATCTGGCCGCGACCGGTGCCGACCATCCGCTGCGGGCCGAGATCATCGCCGCCCATGAAACCGACCCCGCCGCGGTGGCGCGACGCTGTTTAGACACTATCACAGGGCAAAAGCCGCATTTTTACATGAAACATATGCCGCATCACATGATCGCGGGCTTTCCGCTGGATTGGGCGGCGGATTGTGTGAATGTGCATCTGATCCGCCATCCCGCGCGGGTGATCGCCAGCTATGGCGCCAAGATGGATCACATCAGCCTAGAGGCGATTGGCTATCCCCAGCAGGCGGCCCTGTTCGACAAATTGGGTGGCGTGGTGATCGACAGCGCCGATATCCGCGCCGACCCCGCAACCATGCTGCGCAAGCTTTGCGCTGCCATCGGGCTGGATTTCGACCCAGCGATGCTGCATTGGCCCGCAGGCCCAAGGGCCGAGGACGGCATCTGGGCCAGCCATTGGTATAACGCCGTGCATCAAAGCACGGGGTTTGCCGGGGCAGAGGGCGATTTGCCGGAACTCGCGGGCGAGGCCGCGCAGCTATGCCGCGACGCCATGCCGTTTTACGACAAACTGGCGGCTGTCAGGCTTTAA
- a CDS encoding D-amino acid aminotransferase: MAEVTTHQAAQDARNDAILIYVDGRIVPKAQAVISVYDSGFMLGDGIWEGLRLYNGKWAFLDDHIDRLFEAAKAIDLDIGLDRKSVISALLETQKANGMTTDAHARLMVTRGVKTRPFQHPNLSQQGPTCVIIMEHSLPKIPRPITLATVPHMRGLPMTQDPKLNSHSKLNCILACIAAQKAGADEALMLDVHGFVNTTNACNFFIVKKGQVWTSTGDYCMNGITRQKVIDLCRVNDIPVFERNFSLVDTYSADEAFLTGTFGAQTPVGRIDGRVIGTGDLGPVTTRLRALYKDLVASS, encoded by the coding sequence ATGGCCGAGGTCACCACCCACCAAGCCGCGCAAGACGCCCGCAACGATGCGATCCTGATCTATGTCGATGGGCGGATTGTCCCCAAGGCGCAGGCCGTGATCAGTGTCTATGACAGCGGTTTCATGCTGGGTGATGGTATCTGGGAAGGGCTGCGGCTTTATAATGGCAAATGGGCCTTTCTGGACGACCATATCGACCGGCTGTTCGAGGCTGCCAAAGCGATTGATCTGGATATCGGCCTGGACCGAAAATCTGTCATTTCCGCCTTGTTAGAGACGCAAAAAGCCAATGGCATGACCACCGACGCCCATGCCCGGCTGATGGTGACGCGCGGTGTGAAAACGCGGCCTTTCCAGCATCCGAACCTGTCCCAGCAGGGGCCGACATGCGTGATCATCATGGAACATTCCCTGCCCAAGATCCCGCGCCCGATCACCTTGGCCACCGTGCCGCATATGCGCGGGCTGCCGATGACGCAGGACCCGAAACTGAACAGCCATTCCAAGCTGAATTGCATCCTCGCCTGTATCGCCGCGCAAAAGGCCGGCGCGGATGAGGCGCTGATGCTTGACGTGCATGGCTTCGTGAACACGACCAATGCCTGCAATTTCTTTATCGTGAAAAAAGGGCAGGTCTGGACCAGCACGGGCGATTATTGCATGAATGGCATCACCCGCCAAAAGGTCATCGACCTCTGCCGCGTCAATGATATCCCTGTTTTTGAGCGGAATTTCAGCCTTGTGGACACCTATAGCGCGGATGAGGCTTTCTTGACCGGCACTTTCGGCGCGCAAACCCCTGTGGGCCGTATCGACGGGCGGGTGATCGGGACAGGCGATCTTGGCCCCGTGACCACCCGCCTGCGTGCGCTTTACAAAGATCTGGTGGCATCATCATGA
- a CDS encoding ribokinase: MAIWNLGSINADFVYAVPHIPGPGETLGTTGRKMFLGGKGANMSVAAARAAAHVHHIGAVGQDGLWAVERLLEYGVDTRNIAVLDTETAQAIIMVDPKGENAILLHPGANAEIPQTILQTAMAEAQTGDWLVIQNETNLQRTAASLGRKMGLRVAYAAAPFDADRVMAVLPYLDFLILNAVEADQLRQATGKLPADLGLADVIVTRGADGADWHGPQGHQHFPAIKVDPVDTTGAGDTFTGYVLAGLDRGMPMAQAIGQAMRAAALMVMRHGTADVIPDLSEVQAFQG, translated from the coding sequence ATGGCGATTTGGAATCTCGGGTCGATCAACGCGGATTTCGTCTATGCCGTGCCGCATATTCCCGGCCCCGGTGAAACGCTGGGCACGACAGGGCGCAAGATGTTTCTGGGCGGCAAAGGGGCGAATATGTCGGTGGCCGCGGCGCGGGCTGCCGCGCATGTCCATCATATCGGCGCGGTCGGGCAGGATGGTTTATGGGCGGTCGAACGCCTGCTGGAATATGGCGTCGATACCCGCAATATCGCCGTGTTAGACACTGAAACCGCGCAAGCGATCATCATGGTCGACCCCAAGGGCGAAAATGCGATCCTGCTGCATCCGGGTGCCAATGCCGAGATTCCGCAGACCATCTTGCAGACCGCGATGGCCGAGGCGCAGACAGGCGACTGGCTGGTGATCCAGAATGAAACCAACCTGCAACGCACCGCCGCCAGCCTTGGTCGCAAGATGGGGCTGCGCGTCGCCTATGCTGCCGCGCCCTTTGATGCCGATCGGGTGATGGCCGTGCTGCCTTACCTTGATTTCCTGATCCTGAACGCGGTCGAGGCGGATCAGCTGCGCCAAGCCACCGGCAAGCTGCCCGCTGATCTGGGTCTCGCCGATGTGATCGTCACGCGGGGCGCGGATGGTGCGGATTGGCATGGTCCGCAAGGCCATCAGCATTTCCCCGCGATCAAGGTCGATCCCGTCGATACCACCGGCGCGGGCGATACCTTTACCGGCTATGTGCTGGCGGGGCTGGATCGCGGCATGCCGATGGCGCAGGCAATCGGGCAGGCGATGCGCGCCGCCGCCTTGATGGTCATGCGCCATGGCACCGCCGATGTGATCCCCGATCTTTCCGAAGTGCAGGCATTCCAAGGATAA
- a CDS encoding NADP-dependent malic enzyme, whose product MAKNKLTREDALQFHMQPSPGKWEIQATVPMTTQRDLSLAYSPGVAIPCEEIHADPATAYDYTNKGNLVAVISNGTAVLGLGNLGALASKPVMEGKSVLFKRFADVNSIDIELDTEDPDAFCNAVRLMGPTFGGINLEDIKAPECFIIEQRLKEEMDIPVFHDDQHGTAVICAAGLLNALHLSGKKIEDVKIVLNGAGAAGIACLELLKSMGARHGNCIMADTKGVIYQGRTEGMNQWKSAHAVATDARSLADAMKDADVFLGVSAKGAVTQDMVASMAPNPVIFAMANPDPEITPEEAHAVRPDAIVATGRSDYPNQVNNVLGFPYLFRGALDIHARAINDEMKIACAEALAALAREDVPDEVAMAYGKKLSFGRDYIIPTPFDPRLIHRIPTAVAQAGMKTGVARRPIVDMDAYELSLKSRMDPTASILRSLNARARAAQSTVVFAEGDDPRVLRAAVLYQRAGMGKALVVGRSDDVRAKLTAEGLAEAVDEIEVVNAANTTHLETYKAFLYKRLQRKGFDVQDIHRLAARDRHVFAALMLAHGHADGMVTGATRKSAHVLELINHVFDAQPHDGAVGVTAVLHKGRIVLITDTLVHEWPDENDLADIAERGASVARDLGLEPRVAFLSFSTFGSPVSERAEKMRKAPVVLDSRRVDFEYEGEMTVDVALNARAQENYPFSRLTGPANVLVVPARHSASISVKLMQEMAGATVIGPILSGVGKPMQICSTVSTVNDILNMAVIAACGID is encoded by the coding sequence ATGGCCAAGAACAAACTGACCCGCGAAGATGCGCTGCAATTCCACATGCAGCCAAGCCCGGGTAAATGGGAAATACAGGCCACCGTGCCGATGACCACGCAGCGCGACCTGTCGTTGGCCTATTCCCCCGGCGTCGCGATCCCTTGCGAGGAAATCCACGCCGATCCGGCCACTGCCTATGATTACACCAACAAGGGCAATCTGGTCGCTGTAATCTCGAACGGGACCGCGGTGCTGGGCCTTGGCAATCTGGGCGCGCTGGCGTCCAAGCCGGTGATGGAAGGCAAATCCGTGCTGTTCAAGCGCTTTGCCGATGTCAATTCCATCGATATCGAACTGGATACCGAAGACCCCGATGCTTTTTGCAATGCTGTCCGCCTGATGGGCCCGACCTTTGGCGGCATCAATCTGGAAGATATCAAAGCGCCCGAATGTTTCATCATCGAACAGCGGCTGAAGGAAGAAATGGACATTCCGGTGTTCCATGACGACCAGCACGGCACGGCCGTGATCTGTGCGGCCGGTCTGCTGAATGCGCTGCATCTGTCGGGCAAAAAGATCGAAGATGTCAAAATCGTGCTGAACGGCGCGGGGGCGGCGGGGATCGCTTGCCTTGAATTGCTGAAATCCATGGGCGCGCGCCATGGCAATTGCATCATGGCCGATACCAAGGGGGTGATCTATCAAGGCCGCACCGAAGGCATGAACCAATGGAAATCGGCCCATGCTGTGGCGACCGATGCCCGCAGCCTTGCGGATGCGATGAAAGATGCCGATGTTTTCCTTGGTGTCAGCGCCAAAGGTGCCGTCACGCAGGATATGGTCGCCAGCATGGCCCCGAACCCCGTGATTTTCGCCATGGCCAACCCCGACCCCGAGATCACCCCCGAAGAGGCGCACGCCGTCCGCCCCGATGCGATCGTCGCCACGGGCCGTAGCGATTACCCCAATCAGGTCAACAATGTCCTGGGCTTTCCCTATCTGTTCCGTGGCGCGCTGGATATCCACGCCCGCGCCATCAATGACGAGATGAAGATCGCCTGCGCCGAAGCCCTTGCCGCTTTGGCGCGCGAGGATGTGCCCGACGAGGTTGCCATGGCCTATGGCAAGAAACTGTCCTTTGGGCGCGATTACATCATCCCGACGCCCTTTGACCCGCGCCTGATCCACCGGATTCCGACCGCTGTGGCCCAAGCGGGGATGAAAACCGGCGTCGCCCGGCGGCCTATCGTGGATATGGACGCTTATGAGCTGTCTCTCAAATCCCGCATGGACCCGACCGCGTCGATCCTGCGCAGCCTGAACGCGCGCGCGCGTGCGGCGCAATCCACCGTGGTTTTTGCCGAAGGCGACGATCCGCGCGTCTTGCGTGCGGCCGTGCTTTATCAGCGCGCGGGCATGGGCAAGGCGCTGGTCGTGGGCCGGTCTGACGATGTGCGCGCCAAGCTGACCGCCGAAGGTCTGGCCGAAGCCGTGGACGAGATCGAGGTTGTGAATGCCGCCAATACCACCCATCTCGAAACCTATAAGGCGTTTCTTTACAAGCGTTTGCAGCGCAAGGGATTCGATGTGCAGGACATCCACCGCCTTGCCGCGCGCGACCGGCATGTGTTCGCGGCATTGATGCTGGCGCATGGCCATGCGGATGGCATGGTCACCGGCGCGACCCGTAAATCGGCGCATGTGCTGGAACTGATCAACCATGTGTTCGACGCGCAGCCCCATGATGGCGCGGTCGGGGTGACCGCCGTGCTGCATAAAGGGCGGATCGTGCTGATCACCGACACGCTGGTCCATGAATGGCCCGATGAAAACGATCTGGCCGATATCGCTGAACGCGGCGCCTCGGTCGCGCGCGATCTGGGGTTGGAACCGCGCGTGGCGTTTCTGTCCTTCTCGACCTTCGGATCGCCCGTGTCGGAACGCGCCGAAAAGATGCGCAAGGCCCCGGTCGTGCTGGACAGCCGCCGTGTCGATTTCGAATATGAGGGCGAAATGACCGTCGATGTCGCCCTGAACGCGCGCGCGCAGGAAAATTATCCGTTTTCGCGCCTGACCGGCCCGGCCAATGTGCTGGTCGTGCCTGCGCGGCATTCGGCCTCGATCTCGGTAAAGCTGATGCAGGAAATGGCCGGTGCCACCGTGATCGGCCCGATCCTGTCCGGCGTGGGCAAGCCGATGCAGATCTGTTCCACCGTGTCGACGGTGAATGATATCCTGAATATGGCTGTCATCGCCGCCTGCGGGATCGACTGA
- the mutS gene encoding DNA mismatch repair protein MutS produces MAKVRGGKMNTTATPMMAQYLEIKAQHPDALLFYRMGDFYEMFFDDAIAAAEALDIALTKRGKHDDADIPMCGVPHHAAESYFLTLIRKGFRVAVCEQMESPAEAKKRGSKSVVRREVVRLVTPGTLTEDSLLDARRHNYLAAFHIVRDQGALAWVDISTGAFHVMPCAGAKLGPELARLTPREVIVVDSAQADWTGLVSESSAVLTTLGAAAFDSTAGEKRLCALFKVGSLDAFGAFERAEIAAMSAVAEYLDITQRGNLPLLRPPMRETQKSAMQIDAATRRSLELTHALAGGRQGSLLACIDRTVTAGGARLLERRLASPSCDLGIITARQDAVAFMLDQTRLCDDIRDALRGTHDLDRALSRLALDRGGPRDMAAIRNTIAQAARLPMQPDLPPLLADVARDLTGHDDLLALLDAALVAEPPLLARDGGFIAAGYDAELDDARKLRDEGRSVIAGMQADFIAQTGITSLKIKHNNVLGYFIETTATHAEKMFAPPLNDTFIHRQTTANQVRFTTLDLSEIETRILNAGGHALEIEKRLYSSLKEAILAQAGPLGALARALAEVDLATALAHLARSENWVRPKLDDSRAFAITGGRHPVVEMALQKQGAPFVANDCALSDARVWLLTGPNMAGKSTFLRQNALLAILAQMGGFVPATAAHIGIVSQIFSRVGASDDLARGRSTFMVEMVETAAILNQADDRALVILDEIGRGTATYDGLSIAWATLEHLHDVNRCRALFATHYHEMSALSAKLDGVENATVTVKEWDGDVIFLHEVKRGTADRSYGVQVARLAGLPQVVVDRAKVVLEALEKGEREGGRKAIVDDLPLFAAIPAPAAVKQPGSEVEARLKEVLPDELTPKEALALIYELRGMVAPG; encoded by the coding sequence ATGGCGAAGGTTCGCGGGGGCAAGATGAACACGACAGCCACACCCATGATGGCCCAATATCTGGAAATCAAGGCGCAGCATCCCGACGCCCTGCTGTTCTATCGCATGGGCGATTTCTACGAGATGTTCTTTGACGATGCCATCGCCGCCGCCGAGGCGCTGGATATCGCGCTGACCAAACGCGGCAAACATGATGACGCCGATATCCCGATGTGCGGTGTGCCGCATCATGCCGCCGAAAGCTATTTTCTGACGCTGATCCGCAAAGGGTTTCGCGTCGCGGTCTGCGAACAGATGGAAAGCCCGGCCGAGGCCAAGAAACGCGGGTCCAAATCCGTGGTCCGGCGCGAGGTTGTCCGCTTGGTCACCCCCGGCACCCTGACCGAGGATTCGCTGCTGGATGCGCGGCGGCATAATTATCTGGCGGCATTTCATATCGTGCGCGACCAAGGCGCGCTGGCTTGGGTCGATATCTCGACAGGGGCGTTTCATGTGATGCCCTGCGCGGGGGCGAAACTGGGGCCGGAACTGGCCCGCCTGACCCCACGCGAAGTCATCGTCGTGGACAGCGCACAAGCCGATTGGACCGGATTAGTGTCTGAATCAAGCGCTGTGCTGACAACTTTGGGCGCGGCCGCCTTTGACAGCACGGCAGGGGAAAAGCGGCTCTGCGCGCTGTTCAAGGTGGGGTCGCTGGATGCTTTTGGCGCATTCGAACGGGCCGAGATTGCCGCCATGTCCGCTGTCGCCGAATATCTGGATATCACCCAGCGCGGCAATCTGCCCCTGCTGCGCCCGCCGATGCGCGAAACCCAGAAATCCGCGATGCAGATCGACGCCGCGACACGGCGGTCGCTGGAATTGACCCATGCGCTGGCGGGTGGACGGCAGGGATCATTGCTGGCCTGTATCGACCGGACGGTGACGGCGGGCGGCGCGCGGCTGTTGGAACGGCGGCTGGCCTCGCCCAGCTGCGATCTGGGGATCATCACCGCGCGGCAGGATGCGGTGGCTTTCATGCTGGATCAAACACGGCTTTGCGATGATATCCGCGACGCTTTGCGCGGCACGCATGATCTGGACCGCGCTTTGTCGCGTTTGGCGCTGGACCGTGGCGGGCCGCGCGATATGGCCGCGATCCGCAATACGATTGCGCAGGCCGCACGATTGCCGATGCAGCCCGATTTGCCGCCGCTGCTGGCCGATGTCGCACGCGATCTGACGGGGCATGATGATCTGCTGGCCTTGCTCGATGCCGCCTTGGTCGCCGAACCGCCGCTGCTGGCGCGCGATGGCGGGTTCATCGCGGCAGGCTATGACGCGGAACTGGACGATGCGCGCAAGCTGCGCGACGAAGGCCGGTCCGTGATCGCGGGGATGCAGGCCGATTTCATCGCGCAGACGGGGATTACCTCGCTCAAGATCAAGCATAACAATGTGCTGGGCTATTTCATCGAGACCACGGCGACCCATGCCGAAAAGATGTTCGCCCCGCCGCTGAACGATACCTTCATCCACCGGCAAACCACTGCGAACCAAGTGCGTTTCACGACATTGGACCTGTCCGAGATCGAAACCCGCATCCTGAATGCAGGCGGCCATGCGCTGGAGATTGAAAAGCGGCTCTATTCCAGCCTGAAAGAGGCTATTCTGGCGCAGGCCGGGCCGCTGGGTGCGCTGGCCCGCGCGCTGGCCGAGGTTGATCTGGCCACCGCGCTGGCGCATCTGGCGCGCAGCGAAAACTGGGTGCGCCCGAAACTGGACGACAGCCGCGCCTTTGCGATTACCGGCGGGCGGCATCCGGTCGTGGAAATGGCGCTGCAAAAGCAAGGCGCGCCCTTTGTCGCCAATGATTGCGCGCTCAGCGATGCGCGGGTCTGGTTGCTGACGGGGCCGAATATGGCGGGTAAATCGACCTTTCTGCGGCAGAATGCGCTATTGGCGATACTCGCGCAGATGGGCGGGTTTGTCCCTGCGACAGCGGCGCATATCGGCATTGTCAGCCAGATTTTCAGCCGTGTGGGCGCATCGGATGATCTGGCGCGCGGGCGGTCAACCTTCATGGTGGAAATGGTCGAAACGGCGGCGATCCTGAACCAGGCGGATGACCGCGCGCTGGTGATTTTGGACGAAATCGGGCGCGGCACGGCGACTTATGATGGCTTGTCCATTGCTTGGGCAACGCTGGAACATCTGCATGATGTGAACCGCTGCCGCGCGCTGTTCGCCACCCATTACCACGAGATGTCGGCACTGTCGGCGAAACTGGACGGGGTCGAAAACGCGACCGTCACGGTCAAGGAATGGGACGGCGACGTGATCTTCCTGCATGAGGTCAAACGCGGCACCGCCGACCGCAGCTATGGCGTGCAGGTGGCACGGCTGGCAGGGCTGCCGCAGGTCGTGGTGGACCGCGCCAAGGTGGTACTGGAAGCGCTGGAAAAAGGCGAACGCGAGGGCGGGCGCAAAGCAATCGTCGATGATCTGCCGCTATTCGCGGCCATCCCCGCCCCGGCAGCCGTGAAACAGCCCGGATCAGAGGTCGAGGCGCGGTTGAAAGAGGTCCTGCCCGACGAGCTGACGCCGAAAGAGGCGTTGGCGTTGATTTATGAGCTGCGGGGGATGGTGGCGCCGGGGTAA
- a CDS encoding nucleotide exchange factor GrpE — MAAEGDAMDQAVEAGIEELEMLRAERDDFRDKFMRALADAENTRKRADRDRREAENYGSARFARDMLPIYDNLRRALQSADEAEQDVNKALLEGVELTMRELISVFKKHGIDPIVPQVGDRFDPQLHQAMFEAPLPGTKAGDIIQVAAEGFMLHDRLLRPAQVGVSSTPAS; from the coding sequence ATGGCCGCCGAAGGCGATGCAATGGATCAAGCCGTCGAGGCTGGGATCGAAGAGCTAGAGATGCTGCGCGCAGAGCGGGACGATTTCCGCGATAAATTCATGCGCGCCTTGGCCGATGCCGAAAACACCCGTAAACGCGCCGACCGCGACCGCCGCGAGGCTGAAAACTACGGCAGCGCCCGTTTCGCCCGCGATATGCTGCCGATCTACGACAACCTGCGCCGCGCCCTGCAATCGGCCGATGAGGCAGAGCAGGACGTGAACAAGGCTCTGCTGGAAGGTGTTGAACTGACCATGCGCGAGCTGATTTCCGTGTTCAAGAAACATGGGATCGACCCGATTGTGCCGCAGGTCGGTGACCGCTTTGATCCGCAGCTGCATCAGGCCATGTTCGAGGCCCCGCTGCCCGGCACCAAGGCGGGCGATATCATCCAGGTCGCTGCCGAAGGTTTCATGCTGCACGACCGCCTGCTGCGCCCCGCGCAGGTTGGCGTGTCATCGACACCGGCATCGTAG